The sequence CAGCAACTGCTGGCTGATGGCCAACCCCAAACCGGTGCCGCCAAAACGCCGCGTGGTTGAACCATCGGCCTGCTCAAACGCTTGAAACAGCCGGGTCTGCTGCTCGACGGTCATGCCAATGCCGGTGTCCTCGACTTCGCAGCGCAGCGTCACCCTGTTGGAGCCCGCTGCATCGCCCCGACCGCGCAGCACCCGCACCGACACCGCCCCCACTTCCGTGAATTTGATCGCATTGCCCATCAGGTTGACGAGCACTTGGCGCAGCCGCACATCGTCCCCGTGCAACGCGGGCGGCAGTTCGGGATCGAGTTGGTACGTCAGTTCCACGCCTTTGGCGTGCGCACGCTCGTCCAAGATTCGGCAAGACTGCGCCAGCCACTCGCGCACCACGAAATCGTGCAGGGACAACCGGAACTTGCCCGCCTCGATCTTGGAAAAATCCAAGATGTCGTTCAACAGGGTCAGCAGGTGTTGGGCGGCGCCATCCAGTTGATCCAACCACTGGCGCTGCTGGGGTGACGAACCCCGGCGAATCAGGTGGCTCAACCCCAGCACCGCATTCATGGGCGTGCGAATTTCATGGCTCATGTTGGCCAAAAACTCGCTCTTGGCCCGTGCTGCCGACTGCGCCACATCGCGTGAGCGCGCCAGCTCCTCGGTGCGCTCGGCCACCAGCTCTTCCAAATGGAAACGGTAGCGGGCCAGCTCGGCATCCATGCGGTGCCGCTCAGACACATCACGCGCCACAGCGGTGAAGCGCCAAGAACCATCCTCCCCTCGGATGCGTGAGATCCCAACCTCCAGCATCAGCAAGTGCCCGTCGCGGTGCCGCCCAGAAACCACACGATCCCGACTCATGCGCCGGGCGCGGTGGTTTTCACGCTCCCCAGCGAAGCAACGCACATACTGATCGTGCGCGGTGGCCGCCCCTTCGGGCAACAGCACCGCCAAGGGCTGCCCCCGAATGTGCGCTGCCCGATACCCAAACAAGTTTTCCGCAGCTTGGTTAAAACCGTCGATCGTGCCGTCTTCGCGCACGGTCACGATGGCGTCTGGCGCCGACTGGATCAACTCGGCCAAGCGCTGCTCGCTGGCTTGGCGCTGCTGAAGCTGCCGCACCAGTTCGGTGGCCATGTTGTTGAAACCCAGCGCGAGCGACTGCAATTCATCCACGGGCATGTTCGGCACGCGGTGCGTCCAGTCCCCCTGAGCGAGCGCATCGGCCGCTTGGCGCAGCGTGGACAGCGGCCTCAGCACCCACCGATCCAGCACCCACGACAGCAACAGCGCCATCATCACCAGCAGCGCAGCGTCGTAGAGGTGATCGACCAAGGCCACCCGTCGGGCCACAGCAAAAGGAAGGGTGGCGTCGTAGGTGATCTGGATGCGACCCGCCTCACTGGAGCGCAACCCGGCACCCGACACCGGCCAAGGAAACGCCTGGGCAATCACCAAAACATGGCGGTCGGCATCTTCACGCCATTGCGCATCGCCTCCTGGTTTCAGCGTGTGCAGCCAGTTCAAGTCGAACCACTCAGGCAGTTGCGACGCAGGCACCAGGCGCTGGCTGAGTTGCGTGGACGTTCGCACCCGATCCTGGGGATCCAGCACCACGGCATGCACCACACGCGGGTCGGCCATGGCGTGTACCAGCAGCTCGTCCAACAGTTTGTCTGAGGCCGGCGCCATGCGTTCAGACAACACACTCAACCGCGCCAACTCATGCTGAGCCTGTTGACGCAGTTCGTGCCACAAATGCTGCTCGGTTCGCCCCAGTGCTTGCCACAGCAGCACGCCCATGCCCACCAAGGCGAACACCAACATTCCCAAGGGAATTTGCCAACGCAAAGACCGGTAGGGTGCTCGCGAAGCCGTCGGAGGTGGCAAAGGGTCTGGCATGGTCACGGCATTACCCATCTTGTTCATGAACAGCGGGCAGGAACGCATCACTGACCCATCCACTCAGTTCTGGGGAAACATTCAGGATGTCGGCCCGCCGCATGGTAGCCACCAACTGGCGGGCCAACGGGTGGATGCGCCCCAACCCAGGCGCCAACCAAGCTCGGTTGGCCCGAACATCGGGCAAGGCGATGTCGGCATAACTGGCCAGAACCGCTTCCGGATTCAGGCCCAATCGCGGTGCAATCTGGGGCGCACAGTGCTCGGGGTGGCGCTGCCACTGCGCCAATGCCCAGAAATGCGCCGACACCGCGTGACCTACGGCAGCAGAATGGCTGGCCAACCATGCGGTGCGAATCGCCAGGGTGTCGATGATGGTGCCGGGCACGTCCGCGCTGGAAAACACTTGCACCGCACCGGTTTGACGCAACTGCGTTCGCACTGGCTCATAGGTTACAAGGGCATCGACTTGGCCGCGTAAAAAAGCGTCTTGGTGAACTTCAATGTTCAACGCCACCATCTGCACGTCTCGGGGGGCCAAGCCTTGACGGGCCAGAAGGCATCCAGCATGAGGGCGCCGGTGGCGCTGGACTCCACGCCGATACGCTTGCCGTGCAAAGCGCCTGGTGCTTGCAATCCGGGCTGCACCAGCACCACGTCCGCCCCGCGTGACTCATTGAGCACCGCCACAACGGTGAGGTCGATACCCCGTGAGCGGGCCAGCAGCACTTCATCGAGTGTCAGCGCGGCCCCTTCGATGGAGCGCACCGCCAACGCCCGCAAACTGGCCGAGGCCGAAGGAAACTCGATCAGGCGCACCTGCTGGGGATCCAACTGGCCACGCTGGCGTGCCAAATACAGCAGCTCATACCCAGGCCACGGATGCGCGCCAATGCGCAGGGGCATGAGCGGATACGGCGCACATCCACCCAAGCCCCACACTCCCGCAGCGCCTGCTGCGGTTGACAGCTGGAGCCATTGCCGGCGGGTGACCGGCTTCACGAAAAACGAGCGGCTAGATGGCGACATGTTCAAACGCCTCTTCAGCCTCGCCGGCCCACCCCGTGGGCGTCCACAACCAAGCTGAAGTGCCGTTTGATTGTGACTTGACCGCCTAAAAAAGACAGACCAAGCTCATGGCAACACTGTCAACAATCTCCCCCTAAAACAGCGGGTTCTGGTGTCAAACCTGCGTGGGGCCCCCAGAGATGAGCAGCAAGCACGGTGCCGCCCGCCCATAACCGGCCTCGCCGACCAAGACGTCCAGCACCAGCGTGGCCAGATCGTCCGCCAGCGGGTCGGCGTGTGGGTCTTTGTCGCGGAACAGGGTTTTGACGTAGCCGTGGCAGGCGTCGCAAGTTTCGGCCTGCACGCTGGGGTGGGCGCCTTCCAGGCCCCGGTATTCGACTTCACGCGGGCTGTCACACAGCGAGCAGCGGGCACGCACGGCGTGCCAGCGCGTGGCGCACAGGCTGCACTCCAGGTAACGCAGGCCGGCTTTGCCATCGGCGGTGAGCACCACCCCGGCATGGGCCACGCTGCCGCAGCACGGGCAACGCTGTTCGCCCGGCACGGGGCTTTGCACCGGGTTGACGGGCGTGCCACGCGCCACGGCGGTGAACAGCAGTTGCAGGCTGGCGCCCAACAGCAGATCGGCGCGGTCTTGCGGGCCGCTGGCGTCGGGGTCGGCGTGGGTGTAGGCGAGCAGGCGTTGGGCGCGCTCGCTCAACGCATCCAAGCTCAGGGTGAGGCCCTGTGCCAAGGCGCGGCCTTCGCCCTCAGACAAGGTTTGCACCAGCGCGGCATGGACGACCGGCAGCTCGCTCAAGGCACCGCTGACGGGGCCGAGGGTGCCATCCAGGTGCTGTTGCGCGTCACAAAGCTGGGCCACGGCGCGCAGCCAAGCGCCCATCGGATGCGTGGCGGCCAAGTGGCGCAGACGCGCCGCACGCTCGCCAAACAGCCCGGCACGCGGCGGCAGCCAAGTGGGCGGCGCCACGGTGGAGGGCAGGACAAAGTTCGCGGGTGCGCTCATGGGGAAAACCGTTCGGAAACGTTCAACATTCGTCAATTAGAAGGCTGCGCCAACACCAGCCGTTCGGCTTGGGTGTAGGCGCTCCACTGGCCGGGGCGGGCAAAACCGATGAGCAGCACGCCCGCCGCTTCGGCTTGGCGCACGGCCAGCGCCGTCGGCGCGGACACGGCCACCAGCGTGTGCCCGCCCGCGCACGCCACCTTTTGCACCATCTCGTAAGAAGCGCGGCTGGTGACGAGCACAAAGCCTTCGCGCAGCGACGTGCCCGCCCGCGCCAGGGCGCCGATGAGTTTGTCCAGCGCGTTGTGACGGCCCACGTCTTCACGCAGGCAAAGGATGTCCCCAGCCGGCGACACCCACGCTGCTCCGTGCGCCGCCCCGGTTTGCTGGTGCAAGGTTTGATGCGGGCGAAGCTGGTGCAGCGCGGCATCCAGCGCCAGCGGGGTCGGCGCGGGCAGCAGCGGAGCTGGCACGCTGCCGGCTGGAATGCGGTGTACGGCGGAGAGGCTGTCCACCCCGCACAGCCCGCAGCCGGTGCGCCCGGCCAGGTTGCGCCGACGCTCCTTCAGGGCGACGAAGCGTTGCGTGGCAATCGTCATTTCTACGCTCAGGCCGTCGCAACTGGGGGACACGTCCAGGTCGTAGAGCTGCGCCGGGTGGGTGAGGATGCCTTCGCTCAAAGCGAAGCCCAGTGCCAGATCGGCCAAATCCACCGGGCTGGCCAGCATCACAGCATGCGACACGCCGTTGAACACCAGCGCCACCGGCACTTCCTCGATCACCGCATCCTGCACCGCCAGCAGGCCGCCCGCCGTGCTGTGGCGCAGCACGGGCAGGCGTTGGGTGGCGGGCAGGCCGTCATCGGCGCAGAGGTCGGGCTCGGTGGTGGGTTGGGGGAACAGGGCTGGAGTCATGGGTTGAGTTTGGGGTGTGAGGGCGGTGTTTCCCTCTCCCCAACCCCTCTCCCACAAGGGGAGAGGGGCTTTAGGGTGGCCGTCGGTGTGAGCGTTGACTGTTGCAAGCCGATCTCCCTCTCCCCTCGTGGGAGAGGGCCGGGGAGAGGGGGCACGCAACACCAACGCTCACTTGCCCGTCACTTGGCGATACCACGCCCGGTGGTGCTGTTTGGCCCAAGCGCGGGTCACCGTGCCGTACCACATGGCGCGGATGGTGCCCTTCACCCAGATCGCCGCGTACACATGCACCATGATCAAACCGATCATGGTCACGCCCGCTGCGGCATGAACCACCGCCGCCAAGCGCACGATCGTCACGTCAAAGTGAAACCATGCGCGCCACAGCGGAACGCCCGACAGCGTCATCAACAGCATGCACACTGCCAAGCCCCAGAACATCATCTTCTGGCCGCCGTTGTACTTGCCTTGCTCGGGCATGTCGTGGTCGTTGCCGTCCACCATTTTGTGGGCGTTTTTCAGCCATTCCTTGTCCACGGGCGTGAGCGTGTTCAGGTGCTTGAAGCGCATGAAGATGATGAAGAACGCACCCGCCATTAGCACGCCGATGTAAGGATGCAGGATGCGCGCCCACACCGGCCCGCCCAAAAACGTGCTGAGCGGAAAGAACGCCGGGTGGAAGAACGCCAGCCCCGAAATGGCCAGCAGGATGAAACTCATGCCCACCGTCCAGTGGTTGAGGCGCTCGCTGGCGGTGTAGCGCTTGAGGTCTTTCGGGTCGCGGATCATGCTCGCTGCTCCTTCTTGCCGTTCTTGCCTGTCTGGGCGGATGCCTCGGCGCGGTCTTCGTCCTCGATCTCTTTTTCCACGTCCTTCGAGACCTCATTCGGCCCCTTGCTGATGTAGTGGAACAAACTGCCCACGGCCAGCGCGCCCAGGCCCAGCATCGCCAACGGCTTGGTGATGCCCTTCCACACCGACACCATCGGGCTGATGCCAGGGTCTTTGGGCAGGCCGCTGTAGAGCTGCGGCTTGTCCGCGTGGTGCAGCACGTACATCACATGCGTGCCGCCCACGCCTTGCGGGTCGTACAAACCGGCTTGGGCGTAGCCCCGGCTCTTCAGGTCTTCGATGCGCGTGGCGGCGACTTCCTTCATGTCCTCCTTGGAGCCGAAGGTGATGGCGCCGGTCGGGCAGGTTTTCACGCAAGCCGGTTCCTGGCCCACGGCGACACGATCCGAGCACAGGCTGCACTTGTAGGCCTTGCTGTCTTGCTTGGAGATGCGCGGCACGTTGAACGGGCAGCCGGTGACGCAGTAACCGCAGCCGATGCAGTTTTCTTCGTGGAAGTCCACAATGCCGTTCTTGTACTGAATGATCGCGCCCGGCGACGGGCAAGCCTTCAAGCAACCGGGGTCGGCGCAGTGCATGCAGCCGTCCTTGCGGATCAGCCATTCGAGTTTGCCGGCCTCGTCTTCCACTTCGGCGAAGCGCATCACCGTCCAGGCTTGGGCGGAGAGGTCGGTCGGGTTGTCATACACACCGATGTTGGAACCCACGTCCTCGCGGATGTCGTTCCACTCCGAGCAGGCCACCTGGCAGGCTTTGCAGCCGATGCAGGTGGTCACGTCGATGAGTTTGGCCACTTCGGTGGTGGTGCGGGCCTGCGGCGTCGGCGTGGTGGTGGCCGAGCGGCGCAGGATGTCCAAAGATTGCAATGCCATGGCGATGTGACTCCTCGTCAGGCTTTTTCGAGGTTGACCAAGAAGGCCTTGTACTCAGGCGTCTGCGTGTTGCAGTCGCCCACGGCGGGGGGCAGGTTGTTGGTGAGGTGGCCCTTCTTGGCCACGCCTTCCCAACCCCAGTGCAGCGGAATGCCGATTTGGTGAACGGTTTGGTTGTTCACCGTCAGCGGTTTCACGCGCTTGGTCACCACGGCCTTGGCCTTGATGAAACCGCGCTTGGAGCTGACCTTCACCCAATCGCCCTGCACCACGCCCTTTTCCTTGGCCAACTGTTCGCTGATTTCCACGAACTGCTCTGGCTGGGCAATCGCGTTCAGCTTGACCGACTTCGTCCAGAACTGGAAATGCTCCGTCAGCCGGTAGGTGGTGCCCACGTAGGGGAACTCTTTGTGCGTGCCCAGGCGCGCCTTGTCACCCTTGAAGATGCGCACTGCCGGGCTGCTCACCACCTTGGGGTGCAGCGGGTTGGTGCCGATGGGGCTTTCCATCGGCTCGTAGTGCTCGGGGAACGGGCCATCGACCAGCTTGTCCACGCAGAACAGCCGGCCCACACCCTCCGGGTTCATGATGAAGGGGTTCATGCCGGTGTCGGGCGCGGCATCGGCCTTGAAGTCGGGCACGTCGATGCCGGCCCACTTCTCGCCGTTCCAAGCGATGAGCTTGCGGCTCGCGTCCCACGGCTTGCCCGCTGGCGTACACGAGGCGCGGTTGTAAAGAATGCGCCGGTTCGCCGGCCAGCTCCAGGCCCAGCCGGGGGTGTTGCCCAGGCCCACGTCGGTGCTGTCGCGCCGGGCCATTTGGTTGCCGGCTTGCGTCCAACTGCCCGAGAAAATCCAGCAGGCGCACATCGTGCTGCCATCGTCTTGCAGCGTGGCAAAGCCGGGCAGTTGCTCGCCCTTTTTCGCCAGGAACTTGGTGCTGTCCTTCGGGTCGGGGATGTCCGCCAGCGCACGGCCATTGAGTTCCTTGGCCAGTTCTTCGGGCGTCGGGTTCTTCGGGTCGCGGTACGGCCACGCCAGGTTGAGGATGGGCTCGGCGCCCTTGGCCGTGCCTTTTTCGGCGTCCTTCTTGTACAGCTCGCGCAGGGCGTGGAACAGCTCGGCGATGATTTCTTGGTCGCCCTTGGCTTCGCCGGGAGGCTCGGCGCCCTTCCAGTGCCACTGCAACCAGCGTGCGGAGCTGACGATGGCGCCGTCTTCCTCCGCAAAACAGGTCGAAGGCAGGCGGAAGACTTCCGTGTCGATCTTGGCCGTGTCCACCGGGTTGGACTCGCCTTCATTGCGCCAGAAGCTCGACGTTTCGGTGGCAATCGGGTCGATGATCACCATGTACTTCAGCTTGGCGAAGGCTTCGCGCACCTTGTTGGCATCGGGGAACGAGGCCAGCGGGTTGAAGCCCTGCACCACGAAGCCGTTGATCTTGCCCTGGTGCATCAGCTCGACGATGTGCAGCACGTCGTAGAGCTTGTCCCACTTGGGCAGCCAGTCGTAGCCCCAGTGGTTGTTCTTGGTGGCCTTGTCGCCCCAGAACCACTTCATCAGGCTGACGAAGAACTTGGGCGTGTTGCCCCAGTAGTTGAACTGGCCATCGGCCAGCGGCTTGGGTGTGGTTTTGGCGATGTAGTCGGCGTAGGTCGGGTGCGCGGCCTCGTTGGGCAGCGTCAAATAACCCGGCAGCGCGGTGGACAGCAGCCCCAAATCCGACAAACCCTGGATGTTCGAGTGCCCGCGCAGTGCGTTCACGCCGCCGCCCGGCATGCCGATGTTGCCCAGCAAGAGCTGGATCATCGCCATGGTGCGGATGTTTTGCGCGCCCACCGTGTGCTGCGTCCAGCCCAGCGCATACAGGATGGTGCCAACCTTGCCCGGCACCGCCGTCTCGCCCAGCAGCTCGCAGACCTTGAGGAAACCTTCTTTGGGCGTGCCCGTGAGGTTGGCCACCACGTCCGGCGTGTAGCGGGCGTAGTGGGCTTTCATCAGGTTCCAGACGCAGCGCGGGTGCTCCAGCGTCGGGTCGGTTTTGATGTTGCCCTTGCCGTCCAGCTCGTAGCTCCAGCTTGCGCGGTCGTACTTGCCTTTGTCGGCGTCGTAGCCGCTGAACAAGCCTTCCTCAAAGCTGAAACCTTCGTTGATGATCGCGCTGGCGTTGGTGTACGCCTTGACGTAGTCCCACTGGATTTTGTCGTTGGCCACCAGCCAGTTGATGACGCCGCCCAGGAAGGGGATGTCTGCCCCGGCGCGGATGGGCAAATACATGTCCGCCACCGCCGCCGTGCGGTTGAAGCGCGGATCGACCACCACCAACTTGGCGCCGCGCTGCTTCTTGGCCTCGATCGCCCAGCGGAAACCGACCGGGTGCGCTTCCGCCGCGTTGCCGCCCATCACCAGGATGAAGTCGGCGTTCTTGATGTCCACCCAGGAGTTGGTCATCGCGCCGCGCCCGAAGGTCGAGGCCAGTGCCGACACCGTCGGGCCGTGGCACACGCGGGCCTGCGCATCGGTGGCGATGATGCCCAGCGAGCGCATGAACTTCTGCGTGATGATCCCGGTTTCGTTCGACGAAGCCGAAGCCGTCAGCATCGCCGTGGTGAGCCAGCGGTTCACCGGCACGCCGGCGTCGTTCTTCTCGACGAAGTGGGCGTCGCGGTCGGTCTTCATGTGGTGCGCGATGCGCTCCACCGCCTCATGCCAGGAAATACGCTTCCACTCGTTCGAGCCCTTTTCGCGCACTTCGGGGTACTTCAGGCGACCGGGGCTGTGGATGAAGTCCAGCAAACCCGCGCCCTTGGGGCACAGCGCACCTCGGCTCACCGGATGATCCGGGTCGCCCTCGATGTGGATGATTTCGGCCTTGGCGTTCTTGGCGCCGTCGCCCAAGCTGTACATCAGTAGGCCGCAACCCACCGAGCAATAGGTGCAGGTGTTGCGCACTTCCTTGGCGCGGGTCAGTTTGTACTGACGCACCTCCGCGTGGGCCATTTGCGGCGCCACGCCCAGCAAAGCCATGCTGGTGCCGCCGATGCCTGCGGCGCTGATCTTGAAAAACTGCCGCCGGCTGACCTGGGCAGGCTCCGCGCTGCGGGGGGTGTGGGTGGGGGAAGCCATCTCCGGTGCATCCTTGTTGTAGGAGAACGTAGCGCACCGTCTAGCAGACCCTGTGCCATTCAGGGTCTTTCGTATTTCATGAGTAGAATCAATGACTTATATCGTAATAAAGTTCAGTTTATAACGGGTCATTTCGACCCATGTGGCCCAGCCGCCGCCCATCCAGCGAGACATTCTGTCCACCATGACCCGACCCGACTGCGCCGCCCCCCCGTTCAGCGACTGGCAAGGCACCCACCTGTTGGTGGTGGACGATGAGCCCGGCATGGTCAGCTTCCTGCAACGCGCCATGAGTGACCGGGGGGCGCGGGTGGACACCGCCGGCAGCGTCGAACAAGCGGTGCCGCTGGCCGCGCAGCGCCACCACGACCTGATCTTGCTGGACATCGCCCTGCCGGGCCGCTCCGGCATCGAGTGGCTGCACGAGCTGCGCGAGCAAGGCCACACCGGCGAAGTCATCCTCATGACCGCCTATGCCGACTTGGACACCGCCATCGACGCCCTGCGCGCCGGCGCCTCCGATTTCCTGCTCAAACCGTTCTCGCTCGCCCAAGTGCTGAACGCGGTGCAGCGTTGCTTGGACCGCTCACGCTTGCTGCGCGAAAACTACCTGCTGCGCCGCCAAGTGCCGGGGCTGGCGGCGGAGGCGGTGGGTTACGTCGGTGAATCGGCGGCGATCCAGCAGTTGCAAACGCTGCTGCGCCGCATCGCGCCCTTGCCTTCGACGGTGCTGCTGTTGGGCGAGTCTGGCACCGGCAAGGAACTGGCCGCCCGCGCCCTGCACCGCCTCAGCCCACGCGGGCGCGGGCCGTTTGTAGGTCGGGCACCTCCATGTGATAGCAAAGGGCCTCAGCCCACGCGGGCGCGGGCCGTTTGTGCCGCTGAACTGCGCCGCCATCGCCCCCGAGTTGATCGAAAGCGAACTGTTCGGCCATGTGCGCGGCGCGTACACCGGCGCCACCAGCGCCCGCGAAGGGCTGTTTCTCTACGCCCGTGGCGGCACGCTGTTTTTGGACGAAATCGCCGAAATGCCGCTGGCCCTGCAAGCGCGGCTGCTGCGCGTACTGGAAGAACGCCGCATTCGCCCGGTGGGCAGCGAGCAGGAGCAGGAAGTCGATGTGCGCGTGGTGGCGGCCACCAACCGTTCGCTGGAAGAAGAAGTGGCCGCCGGGCGCTTCCGGCCCGATCTGTACCACCGGCTGCGCGTGGTGGAGTGCCGCCTGCCGCCACTGCGCGAACGCCCGGAAGACGTGCCGATGTTGATTCACCACTATGTGCGCGAGCTGGCGCAGCAACTGGGTTTGCCGCCCATCGAGATCAACACCGCCTGCCTGCACCGCTTGCAAGCCTACGACTGGCCCGGCAACGTGCGTGAGCTGAAAAACCTGGTGGAGCGCTCGCTCATCATGGGCTACCTCTGCCACGACGGTTGCGCCACCACCATGCCCCCTGCCGCCCCCACTCCGCCCAGCAGCGACACCCACGAACCTCTCGACCAAGTGGAAAAGCGCCATTGCCTGCATGTGCTGGGCGTGTGCGGGGGCAACAAGTCGGAGGCGGCGCGCCGCTTGGGCATTTCGCGCAAAACGCTGGAGCGCAAGTGCCTGGCCTGGGGCGTGCAGTGACGGCCTGGCGCACCGGCTGGGAGCGCCTCGAACAACGCTGGCCGCTGCTGCGCTGGGCGTCGATTCGGCGCCAACTGTTGATGCTGGGGGTGTTGCCGGTGCTGATCGCCGGGCCGCTGCTGGTGCTGGTGCTCTACCTCAGCGCCACGACTTACGACCGCCTGCTGATCCAAAAAGTCCGCGCCGACCTGGCCACCGCCGCCAACTACTTCGAGCGCGTGATGGACGTGACCGGGCGCAGCGTCAGCGCCTTGGCCGATTCGGCGGCCCTGGTGCGCCAGTTGCCCCACCCGACAGCCCCTGAAGCCCTGGGCGAGTTGCTGCAACGCCATCAACACCAGCATCGGCTGGACTTTGTCTGCCTGCTGACCCCTGACGGTCAGGTGCTGCGCTGCACCGATCCACAGGCCCAGGTGCAGAGCTACGGTGCTTGGGCCGTGGTGCATGCCGCCAGCGCGGGCGGCTCGCGCACAGAGCTGGACGTGTTCAGCGCAGCGCAACTGGCCGCCCTTTCACCGGCGTTGGCGCACACCGCCCGCATCCCGCTGCAACCCACGGCCAATGCGGTGCCCGATGCCCGCGCCGAAGAAGCACGCGGCCTGCTGGTTCACAGCGCCGCGCCGGTG is a genomic window of Vitreoscilla filiformis containing:
- a CDS encoding sigma 54-interacting transcriptional regulator, translated to MIAKGLSPRGRGPFVPLNCAAIAPELIESELFGHVRGAYTGATSAREGLFLYARGGTLFLDEIAEMPLALQARLLRVLEERRIRPVGSEQEQEVDVRVVAATNRSLEEEVAAGRFRPDLYHRLRVVECRLPPLRERPEDVPMLIHHYVRELAQQLGLPPIEINTACLHRLQAYDWPGNVRELKNLVERSLIMGYLCHDGCATTMPPAAPTPPSSDTHEPLDQVEKRHCLHVLGVCGGNKSEAARRLGISRKTLERKCLAWGVQ